The following coding sequences lie in one Rutidosis leptorrhynchoides isolate AG116_Rl617_1_P2 chromosome 4, CSIRO_AGI_Rlap_v1, whole genome shotgun sequence genomic window:
- the LOC139843113 gene encoding uncharacterized protein, translating to MALVVSRRRLPGFRCLVILFLVPICFTVIFNHYEKITYFLRPIWDTPPRPLTYLPHYYAENASMATLCHLHGWTLRSEPRKVYDAIIFSNELDLLEVRWGELDPLVTKFIILESNATFTGLPKDLTYASNRDRFSFVEDKIVYGFLPGQLASEGKRASPFSVEAHHRISMNDLIRSSGISNGDLLIVADTDEIPSRNTIKLLQWCDGLPPILHLDMKKYVYSFEFPTDPTWKATSHVYNQHTRYMHSRQTELVLSDTGWHCSFCFKLLSEFVVKMTAYSHADRVKNKEHLDHSRIQEKICNGDDLYDMLPEEYTFKELIGKLGSIPRSVSAVHLPTYLIENAEKFRFLLPGGCLRPPELNF from the coding sequence ATGGCGCTAGTGGTTTCAAGACGACGCCTTCCTGGTTTCAGATGTTTAGTAATCTTGTTTCTTGTACCAATTTGTTTCACCGTAATCTTTAACCACTACGAAAAGATTACGTATTTCTTGAGGCCGATTTGGGATACACCGCCACGCCCATTAACATACCTACCCCATTATTATGCAGAAAACGCTTCAATGGCCACCTTATGTCACCTTCACGGATGGACCCTACGGTCTGAACcccgtaaagtctatgatgctatCATATTTAGCAACGAGCTTGATTTACTTGAAGTTCGGTGGGGCGAACTTGACCCTTTAGTCACCAAATTCATCATTCTTGAATCAAACGCAACGTTCACAGGTCTTCCTAAAGATCTAACTTATGCTTCAAATCGTGATCGTTTTTCCTTTGTTGAAGATAAAATTGTTTATGGTTTTCTTCCTGGTCAGTTGGCTTCTGAGGGTAAACGGGCTAGCCCGTTTTCCGTAGAGGCCCATCATCGAATATCCATGAATGATTTGATTAGAAGTTCTGGTATTTCTAATGGTGATCTACTCATTGTAGCCGATACTGATGAGATCCCAAGTCGAAATACAATAAAGTTACTTCAATGGTGTGATGGGTTGCCACCAATTTTGCATCTTGATATGAAAAAGTATGTGTATTCGTTCGAGTTTCCAACGGACCCCACGTGGAAGGCTACGAGTCATGTGTACAATCAGCATACTCGTTATATGCATTCACGTCAAACGGAGCTTGTTCTTTCTGATACAGGATGGCATTGCAGCTTCTGTTTTAAGTTATTGAGTGAGTTTGTTGTTAAAATGACAGCATACAGTCATGCAGACCGTGTGAAAAACAAAGAACATTTGGATCATTCAAGAATTCAAGAAAAGATTTGTAATGGAGATGATTTGTATGACATGTTACCTGAAGAATACACTTTTAAGGAGTTGATTGGGAAGTTGGGATCGATACCTCGTTCGGTTTCTGCAGTTCATCTTCCAACTTATTTGATAGAGAATGCAGAAAAGTTCAGGTTTCTTCTTCCCGGTGGCTGTTTACGCCCACCTGAACTAAACTTTTAA